CGCGTGTTCGCAATATCCGACATGCCATGCTCTCAGACCCCGGGGAAACGCCATCGGCTCGCCACTATCGCCAACTTTGCATCGACTTCCGCTACCCTAAAAGCGTCGTCTTTCCCATGTTTGTGTATTTCGGGGCTCAATCACTTCAGCCTTGCGGCTTACGGCCTGCCAGTTCGCTGTCCTACGCTTAACGCTCGGGGTCACCCCCTTACGTCCAAGGACTCGCTATCCGGTGGCTGGCTATGCCTTCCGGGATGGGCTTCTCACCCACTAAAACACGCGACCTTGCCCGGCCGCACTAGGGTGAAACTACCATGAAGCGTTATCAAAACCATAACCCTGAACATAAGTCAACCAAATATCTTTTCTTTCTTGAAAACCGATCCATTGTCCAATACAAACAGACTTCGTGAAGGCGGGAGGGCGAGAGGAGTTCAGAACACATCAAAGTCCCACGATCGCGGAACGGAATTCCTCCCGACAAAGACTGGATTTGGCACGAACCACATAAGCAGGCGACAGTATCCAATCCGGCTTTAAGCCTCGCCAGATGAAAGTGGCAGAAACGACTGTCGAAAGGACAGAAGTTCTCCTCTCTTCTCCTGACTCCTAACTTCTGCCTTCTGACTCCTGATTTCCGTAAGAAAACCGGAATGGAGATTCCGCTCGACCCTTGTTCGGAACCATCCATTTTTTGGAGAACGATATGAAACACCGACGGTCGTGGCCCAAACGGATCATCACCTTGCAGTTGCTGATCGGATTCGCCGCCTGCACACTGATTCTGTCCGGTATTGCGTCCGCTTTTTCCGTAACATTCGACACGGCATGGGAATCCAGGTTCCAACGAACATCCGGGTGGACAGGCGCCGATGGGATTCAATCCATCGATCTTCTCGACGGCAGGGTGCTGTTTCTGTTCGGCGACACCTGGATCGGCCCGATTGTCGATCATCATCGAGGCGCAAACGCCCAATTGGTCCACAACTCCATTGCCGCTTATGACCGGGGATCGGGCATAACAAATCCCATCCATTTTTATTGGAACCAGCAGGTCCGCTCAAAAAATCCAAGGGCCTGGGTTGAAACGGATTCCTGCGCACAAAGGCGGAAACATGTTCCGGCATCCCGTAAAGCGCCCCGTTCAACCGATTGGTTCTGGCCGCTTGGCGATGGCATTGTCCTTCCAGATCAAAACGGGAAAATGCGGCTTTTGATGTTTTGGGAAAGACTGGCCCTGGATCATCAACAAAAGCCGCCCTGGAATTTCAGGACAGCCGGATCAACCCTTGTCATCGTGAACGATATGGAAAAAGGCATTTCCCGATGGCATCCTGTCTGCCTGCCGATCCCCTATCGAACGGACAACCGGCGGATACCCGGAAGCCAGAAGTCCTCATCCCTTTGCTGGGGCATGGCATTGGTTGCAGGTGACAAGGCCATGGACCCAAACGGGTTTCTCTATATATATGGTGTTCGTCAAACCGACGGCGCACCAAACGATCTCGTTCTGGCCAGAGCTCCCATGGATGCACCAGAGAATTTCGAGCGATGGCAGTTTCTGACCCGGGATGGCTGGAAAAGCAGCCCTGAAGAACTGACTTCCCTTTGCGACAGCATCACCAACGAATTTTCCATCGATCGCATGTCCGAGAACCCCGATCAGTACGTTCTGATCCAGAGCGATCCATTTTTCCGCAACGAAATCTGGATGCGCAAGGCCAGCCAGCCCGAAGGCCCTTTTTCAGCGCCTGCCGTTGTCTTCTCCGCGGCTTCCCTGGCCCAATGCAGCGGTTGTTTCGCATACGCCGCCAAAGCCCATCGTTTCCTTTCCGACCCGAACGATCTGCTGATTTCTTTTGTTGTGAACAGCACCCACTTCGACATCTTGCGAACCGACACCGATATCTATCGGCCCAGGTTCATTCGCCTTTCCCTCGAAGGAGTGATTCCATGAAAATCGCCATCGCTCAGATCAACCCTATCATCGGCAATTTCAAGCACAATGTGGAAAAGATCGTCTCCATGGTCCAAAAGGCCAGGCAGCGCAGTTGCGATCTGGTCGTTTTTTCCGAAATGGTGATCAGCGGCTACCCGCCGCTCGATCTTCTGGAAAATCGGCAATTCATCGAAGACGGCTGGCATGCACTGCTCTCTCTGCTGTCCGCAGTCGACGGAATCGGCGCGGTAGTCGGTGTTGCCACCCGAAACCCGAACGATCTTGGAAAACCCTTGCACAATTCGGCATTCCTGATCGAGAATGGCCGGATTCTCCACCAGACCAGCAAGACGCTTCTGCCCACCTATGATGTGTTTGATGAATCCCGCTATTTCGAGCCAGCCAGCGCCGTCCAGTGCACCGATTACAAGGGAAAACGCATTGGGCTGACGATCTGTGAAGATGCCTGGAACGACAAGGACGTATTCAAAAATCGCCTCTATCGCATCGACCCGCTGGAAAAATTGACAGCCGAGGGAGCAGACCTCATTGTCAATATTTCGGCATCCGTCTACGACATGCACAAACCCGCCTTTCGAAAGCGCCTGTTGCAATCCCTGGCACAAAAATACAGGACGCCCTTCATATATGCCAACCAGGTCGGCGGTAACGACAGCCTGATCTTCGACGGATCCAGCATGGGCTTCGACGCCGCGGGTGGCCTGTGCGCCCAGGCACTGGATTTTGAAGAGGACATGGTTGTTGTGGACACCGAACGCCCCTCTGTCGATGACAGCCAAATCCACCCAGTTTCACCATCCACGATCGCCTCCGTTCTGAAAGCCCTCATCGCAGGCACCAGGGACTACGTCCGAAAATGCGGATTCGACCGGGTCGTCATTGGTCTGAGCGGCGGAATCGACTCCGCCGTGGTGCTGGCCATTGCCGCCATGGCCCTTGGAAAGGAGCGGGTCAAATCCGTTTTCATGCCTTCGCGTTTTACATCGAAGGACAATTACGAGGACACGCGATTGCTCGCCGACCATTTCGGCGTCCACTACGAAATCATCCCCATCGATGCCATCTACGAAGCTTTCGTTCGGGCCCTTCCCGGCGAAACCCATATCGATGCGCCCGGCATCACCGAACAGAACATTCAGGCGCGGGTGCGGGGCAGCATTCTGATGGCAATCGCAAACGCGGAAAACTGTCTTGTCCTGTCCACAGGCAACAAGTCCGAGCTGGCGGTCGGCTATTGCACCCTATATGGCGATATGAACGGCGGATTGGCGGTCATCTCCGATGTTCCCAAAACGATGGTCTATGAAATCGCCCGCTGGATCAACCGGGAAGAAACGCTGATCCCGCAACGTATCCTCACCAAAGCCCCATCTGCCGAACTCAGGCCCGATCAAACCGACCAGGATGACCTGCCGCCGTATGAAATTCTGGATGGCATCCTCAGGGCTTATGTGGAAGAGGGAAAGAGCGCCGAGGAGATCGCCGCGCTCGGTTTCGATACCGATACGGTAACGGATGTGCTTGGCCGTATCGATCGCAACGAGTACAAACGCTACCAGGCGGCCCCCGGGCTCAAGGTGACATCCAAGGCTTTCGGCTTTGGCAGAAGATTCCCGCTGGCAAAGCGCTGGGCACCTGCATGAAGCGGCAGTAAACATTGAAGGATTGAAGCAATTGCAAAACCAGCTTATTTCATCGGAATCGCCCATGCAGCCGGGGCTGCACCACGGTCAATCAAAGTCGCAGGAGCAAGCTACAAAAAATGGGAGCCATCCGCTTTCTTCTGACTTCTGACTTCTGACTCCTGATATTCGACTTTCGTAGGAATCCCCCATGCAGCCGGCGCTACACCCCGTTGGATGAAAGCCTCCAGCGTCTTTTGAAGGATTATGGCGGTATGACAGCAGCCATACTGCCCACTGGCCACTTTCGTAGGAAGACTGTTAGTATTGCATCAACTGCCTAAAGTGATATTTCAACACCCGTTCAGACAAGAATTTTGCTTGACAAGCAGAATCAAATATGGTTTGGAAGATGACAATAAAATTGGTTGTGTTTCAAGCCCTTTTTCGAAACCCCCCTCTATTTTCCGCCTCCGGCTTCCTTATACCGATACCGCGAAGCTTTGAAGGCATATCATTACCAGAAAATTGACAACCGACAACTGAACGGGCTTTTTTCGTATCTGTCACAAAGGATAATATATGATACCCATTCGCCTTTTCGTTCATCGGCCTGCCTTCCTTCTGATGCTTCTTTTGCTGACCCTTTCAACAGAATCGTTTGGGCAGGGGCAGAATTCGGGCATTCCGTCACCCATTCATTCGATTCAACCCGTGATCGTCCTGGCCCAGGCAGACACCGCCACTTCCGCATCACAACACCAGGACCCATTTTCCCGGGCGATGGCAGCCATGCAATCCGGAGACGACCAAACAGCCCTGATCGAAATGCAGCAAGCCATTGCCATCGAGCCATCCAACCTGGAATACCAATATCTGCTGGGCAATATTTATTCCCGACTGAATCGGCTGGAGGAAGCCGAAAACATTTTTCAAGCCCTGCTCAGAACGGAGCCGGATCGATTCGGGAAATGCTATTTCGATCTTTCAGCGATCCATTTAAAGCGGCATGACGATACAGGAGCCTTGGACTACCTGCAGAAAGCCAAATCCGTCGATTCCGGCAGGGCATCATTTGAATCGGGTCTCATTTTCATGCGCATCAAACAGTTCGATCGCGCCATATCCGCTTTTGATGAAGCTATCGTCCAAAAACCCGAGATCACATACGAATGCCAACTGCAGAAAGCATCTGCTTACGCCAATCTGGAACAGCCATCCAAAGCCAAAGAAATCTTGAAGAAAGTCCTTGCGATGGACCTGTCTCCTGAACGCAGGGAAGAGGCGGCCCGCCTCTATGAGGAACTGGAATCCGGCAAACCGGTGGACAAACGATGGTATCTGGCCGTCAATCTCGGCGTTCAATATGATGACAACGTGTTCCAGCAGCCGCTGGAACAGATCAATTTGGCACCGTCCACGCAAGGCACCAAGGGTAAGTCAGATGTCGCCTATGTGGGGACGCTTTATGGAAAATACGACTTCTGGAAAACTGGATCATGGAAATCCGGGCTTTCCTATCTGCATTACCAGTTGATTTACCAGGATCTGACGGAAAACAACCTGTTGGGAGCCCGCCCGTCGCTCTATCTGGAATATGGGAAAGCCCCGTATTTTGCAGCCATTGAATATGCCTACAGCCATTATTGGGTCGACAACGATTCCCGTGTAGACATTCACGCCCTATACCCCAGGTTTCTGTGGGTCCACAACGATCGTTTGCGTTCAGAATTTTACGGAGGTCTCGAAAGAAGGCTTTATCTCGACACCACCCCGGACGATTGGCACAGTTACGCCGGGATCACCGAATACTGGATGTTCAACAAGGGCATGTCGCATGTGCGCGCCGGATACATGTTCGACTACGATGATTTCACACCGACGGAACGAGGCGATATTATCGGAAACCGTTTTTCGATAGGATTGAACCTGCCAATATACAAAGACAAATATTTCTTCGATATCGAAGGGATTTATCAGATGCGGCATTATCAATTCGATCCCAATATCGATAGCGACGAAAAAAGGAACGATGATGAATTTCACATCAATGCCCAGCTTTACGGCCATTTGTCCAAACATCTCGATATCCGGCTTGGCTACTATCAAACATGGAATGAATCCGATGTCACCAACACTTTTGGCATCGATCCCTATCATTTTCGAAGAGGTGTTTCACTTCTCATGTTGAGCTACATCTTTTGAAAGGGAAACATACGATGAGGCTTTTCCGATATTTCACGTTGTTCGTTTTGATAGCAGCAATGGCCGCTCCGGTATGCTTCGCCCAGACTGAGACGGAATCGGTTGGCCGCATCGTTTCGCTTGTGGGAACGGCATTCGTCGAACGAAACGGACAAAAGATTCCGGCATCATCGGGAGATGCAGTTTTCATGAAGGACAAATGGCACACGGAAACACTGAGCAGCCTGGAAATCGCCTTTCTGGACGACAGTCGAATCCGTATGGCATCAAACTCCGTTGTCGAAATCACAGACTACCTGTTCAAACCCGAGAAAAAAGAGCGAGAGGGTTTGATCTCCCTGCTTGCCGGCAAGGCGCGCTTTCTGGTTCAAACCTTGCAGGATTTTCGTCAGAAACGTTTCCGCGTACAGACCCAGACGGCTATCGTCGGAACCCGTGACACCGACTTCATTGTTTGGCTCACCCAGTTGGCTGAAACCGGTGTCCTCTGCCTCGACCATACCATCTCGTTGATCAACCAGGCCACCCCGGATCAAGTCGTCATTCTGTCGAGTTTCATGCAGAGTATCGTTACCGGAAGCAATCCACCCACTCCCCCGCAATTCATACCGCAAGCAGAACTGCAATCCGTCATCAACGAATTGAAGGAGATCGGAAACAAGCAAGGTCTGGTTCCGGAATCCTTCTCTGGCGGATCACAACAGCAGCGATCTTATTCCACAAGTACAAGCGGTACCTCTACAACAACGACAACGACGACGATGCCGGTGACCACTACCCAGCCGCTTGTGACGACAACGACAAGCACTGCGCCTACGACGACAACTACGACGACGACAACTACCACTACGACATCGACGACGACCACAACATCGACGACTACAACCACTTCGTCTACGGTTCCCAAAACCACCACAACAACGACGACTGTACCGAAGACTACGACAACGACGACGACCGTGCCGGTGACGACAACTACAACGACGACCGTGCCGACAACGACGACCACCACATCAACGACCGTACCGACAACGACAACTACAACTACGACCGTACCGACGACGACAACCACATCAACGACCGTACCTACGACAACGACGACTACATCAACGACCGTACCTACGACGACAACTACAACTACGACCGTGCCGACGACGACAACCACATCAACGACCGTGCCGACAACAACGACGACAACCACGACTTCATCGACTACAACCACGACGACGACACTGCCACCGCCGCCGCCAAGACCGACAGCAGCCCCAAAACCCTATACCAATCACCCAACCATCAGGCCTTAGGTGGGTCAGATAAAAAAGCTGTGGATTGCAGAACGGATTACAACGAGGATGACAGACATGAAACGATACGGCAAAATTGAAATCTTGGGTAGCCCGCTGCTTGCTGCGATCTTGTGCATGGGGATTTTTTCGGCGCATGCAGCTATGGCCGCCTCGCTTACCTACCAATTGAAGGGGGCTCAGGATTTTCCATCCAGCCCATCGAATGCCTATTTCATGATGGGAATACCGCTCTTTATCCTTCCTTCATCCGACACCTTTCTGGTATTGAAGGATAATTTCGGTGGCAGCTACAATCCTGCCCTGTGGCGTTTATTCCGTTTGAATTCGTCAACCAATACTTATCAAGAAATTACGGGCCAAGGACAGGATTTCATCGGTTTTGGAAAAGGCTGGTGGATCATCGCATCCAAAGCAACCAGTTTTACCTTGACAGGGGCGACCACGACATCCGATCTTTCCGTACAAGTAGTCCCTGGATGGAACATGATCGCCAACCCTTATGCAGACAAAACACTCTCATGGCCACAAATTGTCGCCAATAATGCGAATCAGACGCTTTCTCTCTCCGCCGATCTCTACCAGTTTCAATCCATCGGAGAATATGTCAAGGTAACAACGTTGAACATTGGGGCAGCTTACTGGTGTTATGTTGGTTCAGCCCAGGCCGGAAACCTCACCATTACCTATCCGACTACAGCCCTGACGGCGGAATCGATGAAAAGTCAATTTTTGACAACAGCAAGTACAACACCACCTCCGCCACTACCTCCGGGGGCATCACTGAAAATATCGTCTCCAAAAGAAGGGGACAGCATTCGATACGGAGAGGGATTGGCAATTAGCTGGAATTCATCAGGTATTTCACCAGAGGGTTTCAGCAATACGGTCAGCATTTCCATTTCTCCGGACAATGGCCAGCATTTCATTTCAATTGCGAGCGAGCTTGAAAACACGGGCTTCTTTCAGATACAAATTCCCCTGCGATTGCGATCGACTCATTTTGTTGTCAAAGTCAGTTCGGACTTATACCCAGGAATTGTCGCCTATTCATCGCCAATTCTCATAGCAAAATGATGCAATGCTTCCGGTTATCGGAAACTCCGCTATCTTCCTTCACGGTACCGCCGCATGCCATTGCTGCATAAAAGGATCATTCCTGTATCTTGGAATTTCTGTTTCGTTTGTTTGACGACAATATGTCTTATCGTATTGTATTTCATTTCCATCCCTTTTCTCGACCTGATCGAATTGAAAGCTTATGACCTCCATTTCCGACAAAGAGGTCATCAAGCCCCATCGGGCAAGACCGCGTTCATCGGCATCGATGAGGACAGTGTCAACAAGATCGGCAGATGGCCGTGGCCCCGTCGGAAGATGGCCCAATTGCTTCAGGCTGTCGAAAAGTCCGGGGCCAAAGCGATCGGGCTCGATATGGGCTTTTTCGAGCCTGATCCCAACCTGCGGCAGCAGGCCATCCGGGATGTGCAACGAGTCATACAGACAGCCTTTGGCGCCCGGGTAGATTCGATTGCATCGTTCCTGAATGTCTTGAGCCAAGAAGAAGATGACGACATGATTCTGGCTCAAACCATCCGTTCGCTTTCCATCCCCATCGTCCTGGGCCATTTTTTTTATTTCGATCCCAAGGGCTTTCTGCCCCCACCACCTCCCCCCCAAGCTCTGGACAAGGCGAGCATCCCGCTGGTTCGCCAGATCGCCACCCCTGAAACCGGGACACTTCCCGAAGCGGTTGGCATGGAAATCAATCTTCCCATTTTTGAAGAACGAACCCCTTTTTCTGCCAGTTTTAACGTTTTTGCAGACCCTGATGGAACGGTTCGCTGGATGCCGCTGGTTATCCGGTATAGCCAGCGACTATTCCCTTCTCTTGCACTGCAAACGCTCGCCGCTTCTTTTCCCGGGAAGCAACTGATGGTCGTTACCGACAAATACGGCATTTCCGAAATCCGCTTCGGCCCTACACGCATCCCAACGAATAACCGGGGAGAGATTCTGGTCAATCACTACGGCCCTGCATACACATTTCCCTATTTTTCGGCCGCAAGTCTACTGGAAGCCCAGGACGATTCGCAGCGCCTGAAGAACAAAATCGTCATCATCGGGAATACGACGGTCGGTTTGCACGACATGCGACCGACCCCCTTCGACCCGGTGTTTCCCGGCGTGGAACTGCATTGCGCCGTCATGGAAAACATCCTGAACCAGAATTTTCTTTCCCGCTCGGATCGTATCAGCCCCTGGCTGGACATGGCCGCCATCATCTCTCTTGCCGTTCTGTTCGCACTTCTGCTCCGCTGTACCCGCGGGTTGGTGCTCGCAGCAGGTGTACTCGTTCTCATCGTCGGTTATATCGGCTTCAGTCATTACGCCTTTTTGCATCTCAAAGTCTGGATCAACCACGTCTATCCATTATTCAACCTGATCATCCTGTATATCGGAACCTCCATCCACAGCTTTCTGACCGAAGAACGGGAAAAACGCAGGATTCGCCAGACATTCGGCTTGTATGTCCAGGATTCGGTCGTCGAAAAAATGCTCGAACACCCGGAGATGCTTCGTCTCGGCGGCGAAAAGAAAGAACTCACCGTCTTGTTTTCGGATATTCGCGGATTTACCACCTTGTCCGAAAGTCTGCCGCCCGAAGAGCTTGTCAGCCAGCTCAATGAATACCTGACGGAAATGACGCAGATCGTTCTGGAAAACCAGGGAACGCTTGACAAATATATCGGCGATGCGGTCATGGCCATTTTCGGGGCGCCGCTCGATGATCCCGATCATGCACGGCATGCTTGTGAAACCGCCCTGCAGATGAACGAGCGGCTGAAAGCACTGCGGGAGCGCTGGATTACGGAAGGGAAACCGCCGCTTGCCATCGGCATCGGCATCAACACCGGCGCCATGATTGTCGGCAACATGGGCTCGGAGCGTCGGTTCGATTACACCGTGCTGGGCGACAACGTCAACCTGGCCTCCCGTCTGGAAGGACTCACCAAAATGTATGGGGTCACGATGATTGTCAGCGATTCGACCTGGGAAAAAACCGGGAATGCATTCTGGAGCAGACAATTGGACCGGGTGCGGGTAAAAGGGAAACACAAGCCTGTAGGCATCCATGAAATCCTGGCTCGAAAAGACGCGGATATCGGAACCATGGAAGAAGCCATCCGACGATTCGACGATGGCATCCAGGCATATACGGCCGCACAGTGGGACACGGCCATTTCCCATTTTCAAGCGGTCCTGGAGCACATCCCGAATGACCCGCCGAGCACCCTCTACATCCAGAGATGCCAACAATTGCGCCAGCAACCGCCAGATGCCCATTGGGACGGCATTACCACGCTTGATCACAAATAGCATATCCGAATTCATTCCAGGCAAACATCGTTTTGTCCCAAATCATCCGGTAGAAAGGATGGGCAATTGATGAAAACCTCACTGCTTTCGGAATTGTTTTCGGATATCACATCCGGGAGGATCATCCCCGCCGCCAGCACGGCAGTCGTCGCATCGATCATTTTTATCATCTTTGAGCTTTCGTTTGCCGCAATGATCTTCTCCGGCAACCTTTCCAGCCTGGCAACCCGTGGTGCGAGTCTGGCGCTCTGCGGCGGGATTCTGATGTGTTTCTTCGCGGCCTTGACAAGCGCATTCAGGTCTGTAGTTTCACAGCCACAGGATGCACCGGCAGCCGTACTCTCCGCCATTGCTCTCGCGATTTCCGCCTCCCTCGGACAACAAAGCACAATGGAGGTCAAATTCATCAATGTGGCTGCAGCACTTTCCCTGTCTTCCGTGCTTACGGGTGTTGTCTATATCCTGATTGGCCGGTTCCGATTGGCAAACATGCTTCGTTTCATTCCCTTTCCCGTCGTGGGGGGCTTCCTTGCAGGAACGGGGTGGCTCTTCATTGCAGGAGGTCTCGCAGTCATGTGTGACATGCCGATCTCGATACACACGATTCCACTCATGGGCTCCGGCAACATGATGCTCAAATGGTTACCCGGCTTGATCTACGGTGGGATTCTTTTCGCAGTGACAATGCGATATTCCCACTTTCTGATCGTACCTGGCTCACTTGCCGCAAGCGTCGTATTGTATTATATCGCCTTTTCGTTCTGCGGCGTATCTGCAGATGCAGCCAGAGCCGCAGGGCTTCTGGTTTCCGGCGTTCCGGCAAAGGGACTGTGGCCTCCATTCAACCTGCACGATCTGTCCCTGATCCAGTGGCCATTGCTGTTGCAGCAGTTGCCCGGCATGTTCTCGGTCGTTCTGATTACCGTAATCGGCATGATGCTCAATTCGAGCGGTATCGAACTTGCCGTAGGAAAAGAAACGGACATCAACAGGGAGTTCGTCGTTGGCGGTATGGGCAATTGTCTGACGAGTCTCGGTGGGTGTTTTCCGGGATATCCGTCGGTCTCCCTTACTTTTCTCGGACTGAAAACCGGCGTTCAATCCAGATTCACGGGAATCCTCACGGCATTCATCCTGGGTGGAGTCGTGGTTTTCGGCGGCAGAGCTCTGGAGTTCTTTCCCAAAGCCCTGCTTGGCGGGATGCTTCTGTTCCTGGGGTTGAGTCTCATTCATGAATGGATATATGAGGGCCGCAAAAGGCTGCCATTGCCCGATTACCTGATCCTGTGCGCCATCTTTCTGGTGGTGGGGCTTTTCGGTTTCCTGCAGGGCGTTGCCGTAGGTCTTGTCGCATCGGTGATCTTTTTTGTCATTCGCTTCAGCGGTGTTTCCGTCATCAAATCCGAATTCACCGCCCGCATACGCCCAAGCCTGAAAGAGCGGCCCATCCCCCACCGCAAGCTGTTAAGCATGAAAGGCGACAGGATCAGGGCTTACGAGCTGTGCGGCTACATCTTTTTCGGTTCCGCCACAACACTCATGAATTCACTCAAAAGCGCCCTTGCATCAAAACCCACCCCGGATTTTATCGTTCTCGACTTTACGCATGTCTCCGGTTTCGATATCTCTGCAGTGAACAATTTTCATCGGTTTTCGATCAGTGCCGATGCACAGCACACCTTCCTTGTCATCACTGCCGCGCCCGAACGATTCATCAACGCTCTGAAGCACAACCTATCTCCGAAAGCCATGGCGAACATCGCCTTCTTCGATCACCTCGATGAAGGACTGGAATGGTGCGAAGATCGGCTCATCGAAGAGAAACCGGTAACCGATGCGGAAGAAGCATCGCTTCGGGACATGCTTTTCCACCAGTCGGTCGATGATGTCATGGCCCACCTGCAACAGCAGGAGCGCTTCGAATACCTGGTGGATCGTCTTGCCCCCTGGCTGGAGAATCGGGTTATCCCTGCCGGAAGCACCATCCTTGCCAAAGGAGAACAAAGTCCGGGCCTTTTCTTGCTCACATTCGGCACAGCCACGGAAATGGATTCGGATCAAGATGTCCGGGCGCGCAGCCTGACGCAGGGAAGCATCATCGCAGCCCCTGCGGCTTTCGGCCAATATGCGGCTCCAGCCGCCATACGCGCCGACTCGGATTGCCGACTGGCCCTGCTGTCGGCAGAAACCCGAATCCTGCTCGAACAGGAGAACCCGAACCTGGCTCTGGAGCTTTACGGTTTTCTGATTCAATCCGGATAGCGCATCCTACGAAAGTCGGCAGTGGGCAGTGGGCAGTCGGCAGAACCGTAAGGCGACTGTCATGTCGTCATACTCCTAAGGAATTTGCTCCATCGACTTTCATTCAGCGGGGCGCAGCCCGAGAACGGTTTCATGCAGCTCGATGCGTTTCAGAATTTCCTCCTGTGTCAAAGCGCCTATCGGTGTCCTGGCCATCATCAAGGTTTCCATATTGTGCTGCGATAAGAGCCTTTCGGATTGCAGCGCCTTCTCGTACATCTGGAGCCAAAATCGTCTTGAATCTTCGATGAGTTCCCAGACATCCCGAAACATCGGATTTTCGGCCAGGATATCCATCAGAAAATCGATTCGCTCAAGCCACCCGATCTTCTCTGCCGAACCGGAAGCCTCACACAAAAACTGGATGGTCAGGC
This genomic window from Desulfatirhabdium butyrativorans DSM 18734 contains:
- a CDS encoding SLC26A/SulP transporter family protein, with the protein product MKTSLLSELFSDITSGRIIPAASTAVVASIIFIIFELSFAAMIFSGNLSSLATRGASLALCGGILMCFFAALTSAFRSVVSQPQDAPAAVLSAIALAISASLGQQSTMEVKFINVAAALSLSSVLTGVVYILIGRFRLANMLRFIPFPVVGGFLAGTGWLFIAGGLAVMCDMPISIHTIPLMGSGNMMLKWLPGLIYGGILFAVTMRYSHFLIVPGSLAASVVLYYIAFSFCGVSADAARAAGLLVSGVPAKGLWPPFNLHDLSLIQWPLLLQQLPGMFSVVLITVIGMMLNSSGIELAVGKETDINREFVVGGMGNCLTSLGGCFPGYPSVSLTFLGLKTGVQSRFTGILTAFILGGVVVFGGRALEFFPKALLGGMLLFLGLSLIHEWIYEGRKRLPLPDYLILCAIFLVVGLFGFLQGVAVGLVASVIFFVIRFSGVSVIKSEFTARIRPSLKERPIPHRKLLSMKGDRIRAYELCGYIFFGSATTLMNSLKSALASKPTPDFIVLDFTHVSGFDISAVNNFHRFSISADAQHTFLVITAAPERFINALKHNLSPKAMANIAFFDHLDEGLEWCEDRLIEEKPVTDAEEASLRDMLFHQSVDDVMAHLQQQERFEYLVDRLAPWLENRVIPAGSTILAKGEQSPGLFLLTFGTATEMDSDQDVRARSLTQGSIIAAPAAFGQYAAPAAIRADSDCRLALLSAETRILLEQENPNLALELYGFLIQSG